The following DNA comes from Oreochromis niloticus isolate F11D_XX linkage group LG23, O_niloticus_UMD_NMBU, whole genome shotgun sequence.
cataatagatTGTAATAACATGTTTATTATACATTATTTACATACATTTATATGTTTTTAGTATATGCATCATAGGGACCTCACAGTGAGTGAACGCTTCATAACATAATAAGTAGACGAGCACACCAAGAAACAGTTAAatcccaaatcacaacaaaagtcaccccAAGgacctttatattgtaaggaaaatgccctacaataatacagagagaaCCCCAACATTCAGaaaaccccctatgagcaagcacttggtgacagtggaaaggaaaaactcaattttaacaggaagaaaactccagcagaaccaggctcaggaaggggcggCCATGTGCCGTAATCGGTTGAGGATGAGGCGAgtaagacaggacaaaagacaaacTGTGGTAGCGAGCAAGGaatgaataataactaatgattgaATGCAGAATGTGgtataaacacagaaaaaaaactcattgCGCCACATCATTAGAAGCAGCCGATGCCTTCTGTTTCCTGAATCCAAATTAGGACCTGGTTAAATTAAACCTGGGTAAATTAAATGTGTTAATTTACCTGCTATTGGTTTAgttaaataaatgcattaaccttatacATAATTACCAAACTGTTATGGCATCAAACTTTCAGGAACTTTTTGTAAAGAATGTTGTATAATACATATAtgacaaatgcaagaaaaacaaaacgcCCCTTCGTCATCATGTAATAACCGCTTAGTGATTTACTATCTATATTATATCTATATTATATTATTCAAGAGCATGCTGTTAAACAGTGTCACCAGTTAGTAAAGGTATTAACTGGGACAGTGACCAGCTTTCAGCAAGAACCTGTGTTGTTTTCCGTTTCAATCAGTTTTGATTAGTGATACAATGCTCCACACTGGTATCGATATTAATACTGATATTGGTATCAGTCCTTTACATGACAAAATTACAAGTTTGGATATCAGAAGTAAAACAGTATAATCAAATAAAGATCAGGGTAATCAAAGATAATCAAATAAACTTTGAATCCACTAATGAAAGCTGCGTCTCAAgcactgtatataaatgatgcTTGGAGCACAGATGTCTAACTCGTAAATCATACATAAAAGCTGGATGTTACCCACAGAGATTTTCTGATTACTTGAAGCCTCAAAGAGAGTATCTCTATCATTATGTTTTAAAGTCAGGTGTGATTAGTAAGAGGTGGATTGAGGGCCCCACTGCATGGTCATAGGCCTGCACTAAACCTTACCCTGCTTTACCATGTCGGGAATCAtaatttacaaattaaaaataatgctGGATTGAGTAAGAGTTGAAACTAGTGACTGtgaccataaactcatcaggataCTATTAACTTTACCGTACAGTCAGCCCGTGTTGGTCATTAGAAAGAACGTTTGTTTAGGGCACTTTCACATTGCTATCACTTTTCAGACCCAAACGATGCAATCatgtttatttctatttttcacAGTCTATACTTGTGTCTACACAGATGTATTATTAAGAGCTTAGCTCTTTAAGGGAGGGAAAACAGTGTTGTTGACTGTGTATTTGCATTTACAGATGTTCAAGGTTGTGATATCAGTACCAACAGACATGAAAAGGGGGTGTCGAGCCAGCTGTAGTTTAAATAAACCTTCATATATCAACATATATCCACAATGAGATGCTTCCCCATCTGAaggttttttatatttttagttaaATTGTAGGAGGCTATATTTTTGGAGTTACATTCCATGTACTACCGTGCAGCATTGCCTTGTCTTTATGACTTTATGGAACTGACACAAGTTGCACATCATAAGTAGAAAGTAAAAATTCTGCACTTTATTTTGTATGCCTTAAACATGAGACTCCTGCCTTATTGGTGCTCTAGAAAGACAAGCTGAGTGTCAGTAATAATAAAACTTaaatatataacatatataaaatataactacatattaatataatgtaatataatggGCATGGTGCTTTGTCATCGCAGTGTGACATGATATAGTTCTGTGATATAAGAAGGTCTGTTTAACAGAGATGCTGAACTCATGTAGCTGGACCACCTACAATCCTATTTAATTTCAACTGGACTGAACCAGGAAAATATTGTATGATGACTtctaaaaagtttgtttttaaccCTCTTAATCAGGGGCGCCACTAAGGGGGGCCCAAAACTTGCTGGCCCTACCAGTGCCTCCCAGTTACACAATttagaaatgataaattacacagttttagttatttattaGTAAATTAAGTGCAAATCGCTACAGTTTAATTTAACTGGTCCACATTACTGTCCGATAAATATCTTAGAATAACAAGATAAGGTGGATGTTTGAAAACATACCCAATGTAGTAAATACTacttagaaaacaaaaacacatgtaggAACAAATTATTTCCACAAGGGGTCAACACTACACAAGAAATGTATTTAGTTTCAGATAGTCTTCCACATTTACAATGTTTCACTAGTTTGAAGTGTACCACGTTTGACACCAAATTAAATAttacagatagatagatagatctatTCCATTCATTTCATCCTGGAtagctttggcatgttcctgtTATGAATCCTCTCCGgctcagcttcctcccacagtccaaaaccATCCATCTATTAGGTTAAATGCTCATTCTAAATGGTCTGTAGGTATGAatttgaatgtgtgtgaatctTTCTGTGTTGACCCTGCAATAAACTGGTGATGAATGTAGTACATAGGCAATACTAAAAAGTAGAAGGCTGTCAGGTAAAAAGTGACTGTTGCATTTTTTCATGTAGCCCAGGTGTGTGCAGGTAAAACAACATGTCAGCAGTTTTCTTACTGCTGGATGAGGAGAAAAACCTGTTCTGGCTAAGCaaagaaaatatgtttaaaaaaaacaaacaaccaaacaaaaagaacagtGAGATATGAGACATCAAGGCTTTCACAACACAAATATACAGAATAATTCCACATTTTTGTGCTTAAAAGTATTTCAGTGCAATTTTATTATAATTTCTAGCATTTCATAATAGCAATAATAACTGTGTAGCATTCCTTTATTATATATCATAGCGCATtttagaaacaggtttacaaaGTGCTgtgcagaaaaacacagaaaacacaatgtaaatacacaaaaaatacaTGAGAAATATACTGATCAGAACAGTACAACATAACTAGACATAACAgctaaagtaaaaataataattaaacaaagCATCTTTGTGATTTGGCTGAAAGGATTATGGTGTCtattcattaaaaaagaaaaaaaaagataattaaaaACTGAAGCAGTAGCAAAAGAGGTTAATGGAAATTTCAACATATAGGTGTACATCTTCAAAATGCATGATAAGCCTAAAGAAGGTGGAATCGGTTAATGAGAGTATACAGTTAACTGTGGTTTATTGGTTAGTGGTAGTACATGAGGAGGGTGAATAACAGTGAAGGTCAAGACTCCAGCTTGTTGTGCATGAGAAGTGAGGTTCCTGACACTAACAGTTTTGAAATGTTTACAATAACAATATAGATGAAGTTGAGATTTTTGAAGGATTCAAATCACATCCTCATTTACAGTCTCCATGATAGCTTTGGTTTTGTAGTTTTAAGCACATCTCTGTAATTGTAActgaaatgcatttaaaaaaaaatccaaaaagcgATACCGCTTCCCATAAACGGCACCCTGTTATCTCTCTCGTACAGATTCCATTTGAAAGTAGAGATAAAGTGCttgataaaaacagtaaaaccaGTGAGCTCTGTTTATTATCCAGGAAAATGACAACATTGTTTCTGGAAAGAGATGCTTCTGTTAACTTTAAGtattaaatgtaaaatgtttgttaaaagagaaaacagcaaaaacaacagaaaataaataaggcacacacaaaaacaaagaaatgaacgTTATCTGATTAAAGTGCTGCCATTTTGAGAAATAATACTTTTTTTGTGAGAGTTACATGAAAAGATTGATAGAATGTATTCATGCTAAATATAGAGCTACAGTTAGCTGAGCTCAATATTAAAGACTAAAAATGCGGAGAAACCACTTGATTTTGTTCAACAAACAAGATGAATACTGTATGCTActtatttaactttaaatatgcaTGAATTTAATTTCATGGTCAGTTCACGGATTGTAGCTGTTTCCccatttttccaatctttttGCGAAGCTAAGCTAAACTAAGCTAATCATCTCCAGGTTGCAGTTTTATACTTCATTGTCAGATATGGCTGGAGATGCATGCAGGCATCAATCCTTTTCATCTCACTCTTTACACAAAATACTCATCGTAAAGTtaatctgaaaaaacaaaacaaacaaaaaaacaaattaagtcACCCCAATAAAGGGGTACACTTTCAATAACATATAGTTTCCCATTAATCTACTATAGATGTTTGTGAATACTATGGTAAGAAGTATAAGGTGTTTGAGGTGCTGCTATGCATTTacaataactaaaactaaaaggaaaaaggaaagaaatcaAGACAAGACACAAGCCATGACATTTCCAGTGGTACCAACCCTGTATTTGCTATACTATGTTTACTGTGTACAACCCTAAGAGACCAACATGTGCACTCTAGTCAGCTTTTTTCTAGCAGTGATgcacttaaaaaacaaagatttgAGAGAAAATGGCCGACATTTGATGTCATATAGGATGTAACTACCGTCCATCACTTAAACATTTACATCCATTAGCAAAAGAAACACTGGTTTCCTGATTGATGCTCTCTTTTACTTCAATTGGAAGTGAGTCAAAGAGATGATCCTCCACAATCAGGCAGCTCCTGCGAAGGAGGGAACACTGACCGAGCTGAGCTGGGAGACGATCCAGACAGTTTCCCTTCAATTCCAGATGTGTGAGCTGAGAAAGTTGGCCAATTTTCTCTGGAACAGAGGAGATACAGTTGTGGCCAAGGCATAAAGTCCTTAGTTTGGTGCATTTGAACAGTTGCTTGGGGAGTGCCTCGACTTTGTTCCCTGCAATGGCAAAATATAGGAGGTTCTGGAGAAAGCCCACCTCTGGTGGGATTACCACTATAGAATTATGGCTAACATCGAGGTGCCGCAACTTGAGAAGTGTGAATAATGGTGAAGGTAGAGATTCCAGCTTGTTGTGTGAGAGATAGAGCGACTCCAGGTTTTTAACATGGCTGATTGACAGTGGAATAGTGATGATCTTATTGTGCCAAAGTTTGAGACACGTTAGTCTTTTCAGGTGCTGAAAGCTGATGACCTCTTCAATGGTGCGAATGTTGTTGGATTTGAGATCAAGTTCCTGAAGGTTGTTCAAACTGAAGATGGCATGAGGGATTCGTTCCAGTTCACAGTTATGCAGTTCCAGTTCTGCAAGGTTCATCATTTTCTTCAAACTGTTCAGCACTAAGAGCTTTGTACCATCATTATGAATAACCAGCTTTAACAGATGTGGTGACAGGTCGGTTATGTTTGTAGGGATCTTTGTGAGGTTGCTTTTAAGGTGCAGAATCTTCAGGTGCCTGAGATCTCGTAGGGACTCAAGTCCAAtcagtttgttgttttcagAGTTCAGGTTACCCACCAAGTAGAGTTCCCTTAAATTTTTCAACATGTATACCCAGCTAGGAATCTCTGCAACATCTGTGAATTTGACATGAAGGCATCGGAGGTGATCACGAAGGAAAATGAAAGCGGTCTGCTCAACTTTGGCAGGACAGTGGTAGAAGTGCAGCTCCTGGAGGTTTATCATTTGTGAGATCTTCGCTGTTATTTTGGCTTCTGGGATTAATTCTAGTTTCAGAATTTCCAAGTCAGTGAGATCAAACACAGCATCAGGAACTCCAGACAGCATGAAAAGATGAAGTTCCGACTTATCTTGAGGATTGCGCGTTACATGCTGGCGCAACTTGTCAAATGTCCATTCATGGTTCAGGCTGATTTCCCGAAGTTTATTCTCACTCACCTCAGagagaaaaaccccaaaacgCTTTGAATACAGCTGGTCGTATTGATCAACCATGTGGAGGAGGAATGCAAAGTCATTTTTAACGTCAGGAATGTCACTGAAGCTGCTCTCCTCTCTGACTTTTTCAAAGGAATACTCCTTGAGTGGTCGCCGAAAAAGCCAGAACAGTGTGTATATGCAGATCACGCCATAAACGCATATGAGAGCAATATAACTAACAAGGAGCTTGTTTAACATAAATGCCATGTTATGTGTACAATGGAACTTGGTATATCCAGTCAAATGCTTTATTTCAGGCTCACACACATGGTCAAAATCTATATAAGCAACAAACGTCATTGTGTAGCACAGGATCAAAATAAATTTCACAGTTTTGATAACTGTCTGTATGGCATAGAGTCTATAAATCAAATCACTGTCTTCAACATGAGCACGGAATTTCCGAACTTTCTCAAACAGGGCCTTCGCTTGCTCGCCATCTTTCTTGTCCAGTATAGTCATGGAGGGAATTTCACTCAcaagcttttcagcagaaaagGTAACCCCAGATTTAGTCAGCACCGGAGCGGACTGGTTCGGACTCCCCTCCTCGCTACTTGTGGACAGATGTTTCAGGAGAGAGGAGGCCCCGGCCAGCCTCTGCTTGTTCTCTGACGAATCCTCGCACGCAGTCTCAGACAGAGCTTTGGTAGTCCAAGGTGATTCAAAACACTTTCCCAGTATGGAAACAAAATGTTCTACTTTTGAGCTTGTTTTGGGGTATTTGAACCAGAAGTTGCTACTGACCATCAACACAATAGTGTGAATTAGAGCAAGGTATGGGAAATATTTTGAATACCAAGGTAGGGCGACATGGTAGCACATCTGGTTGACAAAAACATACTGCTGAAAATCCAGCTTGGTCCTGACGCCTGTAGGATAGGGCTGTCCGATGGTAGCTGGTTGTGTGAAGTGAATGGTAGGCGTGACGCTGTCGGGAGGCCTTTTAGCCATGAGAGGAGCAGCTTGCTCCCCAATGGCACTCTCTTTGTTCCAAAAGCCATTGGTTGGCTCTGGCGCTTCAGGTTCCAAGAAACCCCCGGACCCCTCTGGAGTTTGCTCCAGAATGGGAAGACAAACCACTTGGTCCTTAGTTAACTGCATGGTTCCAGAAAATATGGCCAACATCAACATGACAATACCAAGATAATCCATGAAGACATCCCACCATGGCTTCAGTATTCTGTAAGTTGGCTGGATGTCATTCAGGGAGGCTACTTCTGTGAGCGTGAACATTCCTGCAACAGAAAACAACTTTAGTAAGAAAATGTGCATAGGATTATATCACAGTTGATGTTTTTGTACTGAATTGTTTTCGCATAATGTCTCGGTCCATAATAAACCCACACATGAAGGAGTCTTAGAACTACCTTGTAAGCTGTTTACAGATATTCTCATCCCAGTGGTACTCTGTAAAAGCCTTCCCTGacttaaaaaatgaagaaattgaGGAGGTGACAATGTTGTAGATGTCACGCTATAATGGACAATTGCAGTTTAACATGTCCAAGTGCAACCTTCTTACCATTAatcctccctttttttttcacttacaTTAAAATGACTCCACTGCAATCACATTTATTCTCGTAAAGCTGGATCCATTAGGGGTTTAGTGAAAAAATGCACAGCTAGTATCCCTGTCTCAAATTTCAGCTACAGCTACATTTCTCAGGAACATTTAGAGCAGACTCAGAGAGGACAGCCTCTTGGGATTGTAGCTTTAGAGAGGAGCCCGCACTTGAACTGAGACATGATATGAGATGTCAGTGTGCAAAACAAATGGTGCAGTCTGCAGAGCAGCTGTAAATCCTAAGCATCTATTGCGTCTCTTTTCTGTTCCTGGTTTTCTCTGCACTTTCGTGACACTGTCATAGTGGCTCTAGAGAGCCTTAACATGCTGAATACTGTTTGAGCAATGAAAACACATGATACAAACAGCTGCTTCGGTGTtgctatttaaagaaaaaaaactaaatataatTGTTTACCCCTGCGAATAAATCTGTTGTGTGTAAAGCATGAAGGTCACTGTTTTCCATGGGGCTGCAGAGCAGGCTGAGACCGGCTCCAGCAGCAAGACGCATCCATGCACTCAAAACAAGAGGTGGGGGATGTACGTGACGCCTTTAAACGCAGCACAAAAAAATCTGTCTTCGGCTGCAGAAAATCACTTTCACATTAAAACAGTACACTCTGTGCAGGTTTAATTCTCTGTCCAGCTCCACTAAATTTCATAACGCCATATAGCCTGCTAACGTTATTGAGCCAACGCACTGCGGGTACATTTAAAGACCTTAGATGATTTACACTAAAACAGCCACATACTCACCTTCAGGGAGTCTGATCCGGTTTTGCGGATGCCAGCAGTACCGAACAACGCCTCTTCTCACTTGCCATGTTTCCCTGATGAGATGAATCCGTCCATTCTTCGCACTAGTTCAACCGTGGGCCTGCCGGCAGAGCTGTAAGCAGCTTATCTGACTACCCCTACTCGGCTTCAGATGGTCCGGTCCTCTGCCTCTGACTGGGCGATACAGCCGGCacggcagcagcagctgctggagGTGAACACCGTTTTTGGTTGATATGCTCGTTCACCGGGGCCGGACCACCTCAGGACTTTGCACCAGGTCCGTGAAACTGTGCATTTTTCATGCGCAAATCTTCCCTAATATTGCGCATGTTTTCTGTCCCACATCAGGATCTGATACGACGGCACAGAGCGTTTTGAAGCCCTTGTTTCAATTGACAGCAAAGTGCAGGATGACCCACTGAAGTTAGGGACCGTGGCAAAAGTGCAAACGCCACATTTAAAACTGAAGCTCGGCTGGTTTAGTAGAGAGTGCAAGAAAACAATTTTCTGATTGTCAGCCTTCACTTTCAAACGGGAACATGCGAGCCCTTTTTTATTACACTGCATTTCCccttttaattaataaaaaaatcttttactgACAGCTGCAACCAAGCCCCCTTTGTTTACAAAGGCACATTTCATTCACCAAAAGGAAAAAACGTGACCACATCTTGGAATTACATCTTACAGTTTATGAGTTACAGATTTCATGAGCTTGTAATTACTGAATAACAAGTGATAACTGTGAGAgaagatttctttcattttccttttttgtagATGCAAAGCATTTTCACAATTGCTGAATCAAATAacataactttttaaaaaatgccttTTTGGGCTTAAATATTTTTCCCAGATAACCATGTAAATTATTTTGTAGACACTTCATACCAACTACATTGTTTTTTATCTGAGGCCCTGTGCACTTCCAATAATAATCTTCTTTACAGTTATTAATCCTCAACAGCCAGCAGGTGATGTTTTATCCCACAACACAGTCGAATACAGGACATTGTCCTTTGTGCTGTTCCCTCTTTTAGACGCTTTAGATTTTGCATCACTGGTCAGTAAACCAATAGAATCAAAATtgtattgcattttatttgcaatATTCTGACATTTAGAAATTccaaatgacattttttttaaaaactcaaatttTATTGGTCAATGACATAAAAATACTGTTCATGAAAATGCATATTTCTTACGCTGCATATTTTTTGCTCACACTTAggagacaaagacaaagaccaGTGTGACATCATCCTTCAGGTTTTTAATGCACTTTAAAATGACAGCTTCCTACAATAGAGAACTGTTTCATTCTAGTTTCATTCTAAGTTTCTAGATTCTATGTATATTTCATAAGTACTTTCCTCTTTT
Coding sequences within:
- the lrrc8db gene encoding volume-regulated anion channel subunit LRRC8D, with product MIPVMEFRQFSEQQTAFRVLKPWWDVFTDYLSVMMLMIGVFGCTLQVMHDKIICLPQRISLPPDNSSEVELKSPLHLQSNTSTVPTGLKTNLDLQQYSFINQMCYENALHWYAKYFPYLVLMHTLVFMVCSNFWFKFPGSSSKIEHFISMLGKCFDSPWTTRALSEVSGENPEEQDHKKDTASRSNIPMSPGEGSLEKTQSLRSIAEKIVVDQPSASVLDKKEGEQAKALFEKVKKFRLHVEEGDILYLMYVCQTVFKVFKFLLIIAYNSALVNNVNNTVHCNGIEEIQNMTGYKVFECNHTMAHLFSKLSCCYLFLVSVYGLTSLYTSYWLFYRSLKEYSFEYVRQETGISDIPDVKNDFAFMLHMIDQYDPLYSKRFAVFLSEVSENKLKQLSLNHEWTAEKLRQRLQTNSNNKLELQLFMFPGLPDTVFELTELQSLKLELINNVTIPASISQLQDLQELSLYQCSLKLHTTATSFLKENLKVLRVKFDDNRELPNWMYGLRNLEELYLTGSLSSDASKNIVLESLREMKCLKTLSLKSSLTKIPQSIVDVSSHLQQLYLHNDGTKLVMLNNLKKMTNLIELELVRCDLERIPHAVFSLTSLQKLDLKENNLRSIEEIVSFQHLRKLTCLKLWYNSIMYIPEHIKKLGSLEHLYFSHNKIEILPSHLFLCNKLRYLDLSNNDIRFIPPEIGVLQSLQYLSVSCNKIENLPDELFFCKKLKTLKLGKNSLSKLSPKISYLAHLTYLELKGNHFEFLPQELAFCRALKRSGLIVEETLFETLPSDVRDQMKAELFSVAGMFTLTEVASLNDIQPTYRILKPWWDVFMDYLGIVMLMLAIFSGTMQLTKDQVVCLPILEQTPEGSGGFLEPEAPEPTNGFWNKESAIGEQAAPLMAKRPPDSVTPTIHFTQPATIGQPYPTGVRTKLDFQQYVFVNQMCYHVALPWYSKYFPYLALIHTIVLMVSSNFWFKYPKTSSKVEHFVSILGKCFESPWTTKALSETACEDSSENKQRLAGASSLLKHLSTSSEEGSPNQSAPVLTKSGVTFSAEKLVSEIPSMTILDKKDGEQAKALFEKVRKFRAHVEDSDLIYRLYAIQTVIKTVKFILILCYTMTFVAYIDFDHVCEPEIKHLTGYTKFHCTHNMAFMLNKLLVSYIALICVYGVICIYTLFWLFRRPLKEYSFEKVREESSFSDIPDVKNDFAFLLHMVDQYDQLYSKRFGVFLSEVSENKLREISLNHEWTFDKLRQHVTRNPQDKSELHLFMLSGVPDAVFDLTDLEILKLELIPEAKITAKISQMINLQELHFYHCPAKVEQTAFIFLRDHLRCLHVKFTDVAEIPSWVYMLKNLRELYLVGNLNSENNKLIGLESLRDLRHLKILHLKSNLTKIPTNITDLSPHLLKLVIHNDGTKLLVLNSLKKMMNLAELELHNCELERIPHAIFSLNNLQELDLKSNNIRTIEEVISFQHLKRLTCLKLWHNKIITIPLSISHVKNLESLYLSHNKLESLPSPLFTLLKLRHLDVSHNSIVVIPPEVGFLQNLLYFAIAGNKVEALPKQLFKCTKLRTLCLGHNCISSVPEKIGQLSQLTHLELKGNCLDRLPAQLGQCSLLRRSCLIVEDHLFDSLPIEVKESINQETSVSFANGCKCLSDGR